GGCGGTCTTGGCATGGGTGGCGGCGGCGGTGCCGTTTCAGGCCGGGCAGCGGCCACTGCGCTTGGCAAATTGACCTGGCTTTTGGGCGCCGGTTTTATCGTCACGTCGATCTCTTTGACCGTGATCGTGGCGCAAAAATCCTCCGGTGCATCGGTTCTGGATCGTCTGAGCGCAACGCCGCCAGCCGTGACCGACACCGAAACGGGCCTGCCTGCCGGTGAAAGCCTGCTGCCACCAACCGCCGATGACAATGCACCTTTGGTGCCAGCGGCGGACTGAACGAAAAACACTAAACATTGAGGCAATGCCGTTTTTCGCAACATCATGTTGCGGCTTGGCCTTGCCTTGAGCATCCGAATCCTGTTAGGCTTAAATCCCGTGGTGCTGCGTTATTTCGCAGCGCAGTTTGGTGTTTTTGGTCAAACACAAATACGAATTCACGGGGGTCTCAGGACATATGGCGCGATATATCTTCATCACCGGCGGTGTGGTTTCCAGCCTTGGCAAAGGTTTGGCATCGGCGGCTTTGGGGGCGCTGTTGCAAGCGCGGGGATTTTCGGTCCGGCTGCGCAAACTTGATCCCTACCTGAACGTCGATCCCGGCACGATGTCGCCCTTTGAACATGGCGAAGTGTTCGTGACCGATGACGGGGCCGAAACAGACCTCGATCTGGGCCATTACGAACGCTTCACCGGCGTGCCCGCCCGCAAAACCGATTCCGTTTCCTCGGGCCGCATCTATTCCAACGTGTTGGAAAAGGAACGCCGCGGCGATTATTTGGGCAAAACCATCCAGGTGGTTCCGCATGTCACCAATGAAATCAAAGAGTTCCTCGCCATTGGCGAAGACGAAGTTGATTTTATGCTCTGTGAGATCGGCGGCACCGTCGGCGATATCGAAGGCCTGCCCTTCTTTGAAGCGATCCGCCAGTTTTCCCACGACAAGCCGCGCGGGCAGTGCATCTTTATGCATCTGACCCTGCTGCCCTACCTGGCCGCCAGTGGCGAGCTGAAGACCAAGCCGACCCAGCACAGCGTGAAGGAATTGCAATCCATCGGCATTGCGCCCGACATTCTGGTCTGCCGCTCCGAACAGCCGATCCCGCAGAAGGAACGCGAGAAAATCGCGCTGTTCTGTAACGTGCGCCGCGAAGCCGTCGTGGCGGCCTATGACCTTAAATCCATCTACGAAGCGCCGCTGGCCTACCATGCGCAGGGTCTCGATCAGGCGGTTCTGGATGCCTTTGACATCTCCCCCGCCCCGCGTCCCGATCTGGCCGTTTGGCATGATGTTTATGACCGCATTCAAAATCCCGAAGGCGACGTGCGCGTGGCGATTGTCGGCAAATACACCCAGCTTGAAGACGCCTATAAGTCTATCGCCGAGGCTTTGACCCACGGCGGCATGGCCAACCGCGTCAAGGTCAAGGTGGAATGGGTCGATGCCGAAGTGTTCGACAAGGCCGAAGATGTGAGCTCCCACCTCGAAGGGTTCCATGCGATCCTTGTGCCCGGTGGATTTGGCGAGCGCGGCACCGAAGGCAAAATCAAAGCGGCGCAATATGCCCGCGAACACAAAGTGCCCTATCTGGGCATCTGTCTGGGCATGCAAATGGCCGTGATCGAAGCGGCACGGAACGTGGCAGGTGTCAGCGCGGCGGGCTCCGAAGAGTTTGACCATGAGGCAGGCAAGAAACGGTTTGAACCTGTGGTCTACCACCTCAAGGAATGGGTTCAGGGCAACCACA
This window of the Sulfitobacter mediterraneus genome carries:
- the secG gene encoding preprotein translocase subunit SecG, translated to MENVVLIVHLLLAFGLIAVVLLQRSEGGGLGMGGGGGAVSGRAAATALGKLTWLLGAGFIVTSISLTVIVAQKSSGASVLDRLSATPPAVTDTETGLPAGESLLPPTADDNAPLVPAAD
- a CDS encoding CTP synthase, whose protein sequence is MARYIFITGGVVSSLGKGLASAALGALLQARGFSVRLRKLDPYLNVDPGTMSPFEHGEVFVTDDGAETDLDLGHYERFTGVPARKTDSVSSGRIYSNVLEKERRGDYLGKTIQVVPHVTNEIKEFLAIGEDEVDFMLCEIGGTVGDIEGLPFFEAIRQFSHDKPRGQCIFMHLTLLPYLAASGELKTKPTQHSVKELQSIGIAPDILVCRSEQPIPQKEREKIALFCNVRREAVVAAYDLKSIYEAPLAYHAQGLDQAVLDAFDISPAPRPDLAVWHDVYDRIQNPEGDVRVAIVGKYTQLEDAYKSIAEALTHGGMANRVKVKVEWVDAEVFDKAEDVSSHLEGFHAILVPGGFGERGTEGKIKAAQYAREHKVPYLGICLGMQMAVIEAARNVAGVSAAGSEEFDHEAGKKRFEPVVYHLKEWVQGNHKVERKVGDDKGGTMRLGAYDATLTEGSKVAQAYGTTAIDERHRHRYEVDIAYKDKLEEAGLKFSGMSPDGKLPEIVEWQDHPWFIGVQFHPELKSKPFDPHPLFKDFVRAAKEMSRLV